In Mixophyes fleayi isolate aMixFle1 chromosome 4, aMixFle1.hap1, whole genome shotgun sequence, the following proteins share a genomic window:
- the LOC142150303 gene encoding E3 ubiquitin/ISG15 ligase TRIM25-like, protein MASTDLRQELDCSICLNIYTDPVTLRCGHNFCRVCIDCVLDTQEESGVYTCPECRAECQERPALHKNITLCNIVGSFQSTQTDQEETGIFCTYCIHSPVPAAKSCLHCEASLCDNHLRVHSKSAEHVLSDPTTSLGKRKCSVHKKILEYYCTEDVACICVYCSAGEHRGHHVEMLDEAFRKKQEKLRNVLQKLTTKRAETERRVQSLQERRRQDQDKAAGVTETVTALFRDIRRQLDDLEKRVLSEISRQEESVSLSVSDLIQQLEIKKDELSRKMRHIEELCNMSDPVTVLQEPDTGDLCDTEDRERHDDQVHDVGDLDVGLISGKLHTLSDIITGINMEIYVQEATDILLDVNTAGNNILISGDRKTASRSDINQKRPKTPEKFQCNQVISTRRFSSGRHYWEVDVSKSGRWGVGMCYPSIDRRGRQSYIGYNNKSWCLRRWNNQYVVIHDSKVIQLSSNIPYDRLRIYLDYEAGQMSFYSLCDRIRHLHTVTAAFTEPLHAALCVVRGCIKISGGVRS, encoded by the coding sequence atggcgtctactgatctgagacaggagctggactgttccatctgtctgaacatttatacagatcctgtaacactgagatgtggacacaacttctgccgggtctgtattgattgtgtgctggatacacaggaggagtctggagtttatacctgtcctgaatgcagagcagagtgtcaggagcgtCCTGCACTACATAAGAACATAACTCTGTGTAACATAGTGGGGAGTTTCCAGTCTACTCAGACAGATCAGGAGGAGACTGGGATCTTCTGCACTTACTGTATtcactctcctgtacctgctgctaaatcctgtctgcattgtgaggcttctctgtgtgataatcacctgagagtacacagcaagtcagcagaacatGTCTTATCTGATCCCACCACTTCCCTGGGGAAGAGGAAATGCTCCGTCCATAAGAAGATCCTGGAGTATTACTGCACTGAGGATGTTGCCTGTATCTGTGTCTACTGTTCAGCTGGAGAACATCGGGGACACCATGTGGAGATGCTGGATGAGGCTTTTAGGAAGAAACAGGAGAAACTAAGAAATGTTCTTcagaaactgaccacaaagaGAGCAGAGACTGAGAGAAGAGTCCAGAGTCTGCAGGAGCGCAGGAGACAAGATCAGGATAAAGCAGCTGGTGTAACAGAGACagtcactgccctgtttagagacatcaggagacagctggatgacctagagaagagagtcctgagtgagatctccaggcaggaagagagcgtttcactctcagtctctgatctgatccagcagctggaaataaagaaggacgagctgtccaggaagatgcgtcacattgaggagctgtgtaacatgtctgatccagtgactgtcttacaggaaccagacacaggtgacttgtgtgatactgaggacagagagagacatgatgaccaggtccatgatgtaggagatctggatgtgggtctcatctcagggaaattacacacattatctgatataataacaggtataaatATGGAGATCTAtgtgcaggaagctacagacatattactggatgtaaacacagctgGTAATAATATACTTATATCAGGTGACAGGAAAACTGCATCCAGGTCAGATATAAACCAGAAACGTCCAAAAACACCAGAGAAATTTCAGTGTAATCAGGTAATAAGCACCAGGAGATTTTCCtcagggcgacattactgggaagtAGATGTCAGTAAATCAGGGAGATGGGgggtagggatgtgttatcccagtatagacaggagaggaCGTCAGTCATACATTGGATATAATAACAAGTCCTGGTGTTTGAGAAGGTGGAATAATCAGTATGTAGTGATACATGACAGTAAAGTGATCCAGTTATCTTCCAATATTCCCTATGATAGACtgaggatatatctggattatgaggctggacagaTGTCCTTTTATTCTCTCTGTGACcggatcagacacttacacaccgtcactgccgccttcactgagccccttcatgctgcattatgtGTAGTGAGAGGTTGTATAAAGATATCTGGGGGAGTCAGGAGCTAG